Proteins encoded in a region of the Candidatus Hydrogenedentota bacterium genome:
- a CDS encoding DUF1573 domain-containing protein: MRPIAVIAVIAMAGVAGGVVGYGVYKFSAKPQVVVSPAAPTTGKEDQFLQEARKLADATPPVQEAPGALPPVNGDPTEVPIIATDPEETLDFGVIETQGIAVRELKVLNKGKAGLIISQVNTSCGCTKAHIDEDKKNIPPGGSSVITVRVDPKQISGSVSHKTLTILSNDPARNRLTVNVIAKINPEYVLDPEKVEFGEIEKGVMAEKTVILRQTGEETIELLDIRPPLQLAGLEASFVKRPEAEWATPNRPEYAITVRMTPDAPAGPFMGNLSIQTTCKRMPIMQMQIRADVKAFYEVMPPGMRQLLVSAGPKLGQNVAPSPARVTVKSDRPIEIVDLKTSTETLSATSAPGDAPNSFVIEVTASPDAKPARLAETLTFGVKSGDQVFYEKYNVRVLAGRPPVPPPGTGNTPSAGIPGAPGIPAVPQPPQPPPTAAPPPANPGK, encoded by the coding sequence ATGAGACCCATTGCTGTAATTGCTGTGATTGCCATGGCCGGTGTGGCCGGCGGCGTCGTCGGATACGGCGTCTACAAGTTTTCAGCCAAACCACAAGTGGTGGTGTCGCCCGCAGCCCCAACGACGGGCAAGGAAGATCAGTTTCTCCAGGAAGCGCGCAAATTGGCCGATGCGACACCGCCTGTCCAGGAGGCGCCGGGCGCCTTGCCGCCGGTCAACGGCGATCCGACCGAAGTGCCAATCATCGCGACGGATCCCGAAGAGACGCTGGATTTCGGGGTTATCGAGACGCAAGGGATCGCCGTGCGCGAACTCAAGGTGTTGAACAAAGGGAAGGCCGGTTTGATCATTTCGCAAGTAAACACCTCATGCGGTTGCACGAAAGCCCATATTGACGAGGACAAGAAAAATATACCGCCGGGCGGCAGTTCGGTCATTACGGTTCGCGTGGACCCGAAGCAGATCTCCGGATCGGTTTCACACAAGACGCTGACCATCCTGTCCAACGATCCGGCGCGCAACCGCCTGACGGTCAATGTTATCGCCAAGATCAATCCGGAATATGTGTTGGATCCCGAAAAAGTTGAATTCGGCGAGATCGAAAAAGGGGTCATGGCCGAAAAAACCGTGATCCTTCGGCAGACCGGCGAGGAGACCATCGAACTGCTCGATATTCGTCCGCCCCTGCAACTGGCCGGACTCGAAGCGTCGTTCGTGAAGCGGCCCGAAGCGGAATGGGCCACGCCAAACCGTCCCGAATACGCGATCACGGTCCGCATGACGCCGGACGCGCCGGCCGGTCCGTTCATGGGCAATCTGAGCATTCAGACAACCTGCAAACGGATGCCCATCATGCAAATGCAAATCCGGGCGGACGTCAAGGCTTTCTATGAAGTGATGCCGCCGGGGATGCGGCAACTTCTTGTGAGCGCCGGCCCCAAACTCGGCCAAAACGTCGCGCCCTCGCCGGCCCGGGTAACCGTGAAATCGGATCGGCCGATCGAAATAGTTGATCTCAAGACTTCGACCGAGACATTGTCCGCGACATCCGCCCCGGGCGATGCCCCGAATAGTTTTGTCATCGAAGTCACGGCATCTCCCGACGCCAAGCCGGCCCGGCTGGCGGAAACGCTCACCTTTGGCGTCAAGTCGGGCGACCAAGTCTTTTATGAAAAATACAACGTGCGGGTTCTTGCGGGCCGCCCCCCGGTTCCGCCGCCCGGAACGGGCAACACACCCTCCGCGGGCATTCCCGGCGCTCCCGGCATTCCCGCGGTTCCGCAACCGCCTCAACCGCCGCCCACAGCCGCGCCGCCGCCTGCAAATCCAGGAAAGTAA